A part of Streptomyces sp. NBC_01210 genomic DNA contains:
- a CDS encoding iron-siderophore ABC transporter substrate-binding protein gives MSTGTRPALTRIVRNIPRVAVAAVAAFALTACGGGAEKTESKSSEGASAKSAAFPVTIEHKYGSTTIDAEPKKVVTLGLSDQDAVLALGVKPVGSVDWFKEKPYGKWPWAKQLWGSTPPQIVGERDEYNMEKIAALKPDLIVAQYSGMKKEQYETLSKIAKVVAQPKGHEDYQAPWQDMTKQIGKALGKDAETEKLIAGIDARFKAVRDKHPEWKGKTVTVGEPYEPGKFSAFSPKDPKVIFLSGMGFTTSETYRKSLGKENIADLSSERLDVMEADRTVWLGTPETEKAMKADPLYKKTKVHQEKRDLFLPYDSPDIGAALSFNTVLSIPYAIDQVVPMLEAIK, from the coding sequence GTGTCCACTGGTACACGCCCCGCGCTGACGAGGATCGTCAGAAACATCCCCCGCGTGGCCGTCGCCGCTGTCGCCGCGTTCGCCCTGACCGCCTGTGGGGGCGGGGCCGAGAAGACCGAGTCCAAGTCGTCCGAGGGGGCGAGCGCCAAGTCCGCGGCATTCCCGGTCACCATCGAGCACAAGTACGGCAGCACGACCATCGATGCGGAGCCGAAGAAGGTCGTCACTCTCGGCCTGTCCGACCAGGACGCGGTGCTGGCGCTCGGTGTCAAGCCGGTCGGTTCGGTCGACTGGTTCAAGGAGAAGCCGTACGGCAAGTGGCCGTGGGCCAAGCAGCTGTGGGGTTCCACGCCGCCGCAGATCGTGGGTGAGCGTGATGAGTACAACATGGAGAAGATCGCGGCGCTCAAGCCGGATCTGATCGTCGCTCAGTACTCGGGCATGAAGAAGGAGCAGTACGAGACGCTGTCCAAGATCGCCAAGGTGGTCGCCCAGCCCAAGGGCCACGAGGACTACCAGGCGCCATGGCAGGACATGACCAAGCAGATCGGCAAGGCGCTGGGCAAGGACGCCGAGACCGAGAAGCTGATCGCCGGCATCGACGCGCGCTTCAAGGCCGTCCGCGACAAGCACCCCGAGTGGAAGGGCAAGACGGTCACCGTCGGCGAGCCCTACGAGCCGGGCAAGTTCTCCGCGTTCTCGCCCAAGGACCCGAAGGTCATCTTCCTGTCCGGGATGGGCTTCACCACTTCCGAGACGTACCGCAAGTCGCTGGGCAAGGAGAACATCGCCGACCTCAGCTCGGAGCGCCTCGACGTCATGGAGGCCGACCGGACGGTGTGGCTGGGCACCCCTGAGACGGAGAAGGCCATGAAGGCCGATCCGCTCTACAAGAAGACCAAGGTCCATCAGGAGAAGCGGGATCTGTTCCTGCCGTACGACAGCCCGGACATCGGCGCCGCGCTGTCCTTCAACACTGTGCTGAGCATCCCGTACGCCATTGACCAGGTCGTGCCGATGCTTGAGGCCATCAAGTAG